The following coding sequences lie in one Mycobacterium sp. DL440 genomic window:
- a CDS encoding acyl-CoA dehydrogenase family protein produces MDTVELTRDAESPAFSFTEEHAALRGVLGDLFADAGETGWRRLLSDVGADEIVFDTADATESTATAVDLAILAEQAGAALFGGPLSPSVAAGVLAASVGDPALVAPLRDGTRTIAAATDARLTTNPSGGIDASVAPVWNAPGADAVVVSGTFEGAPAVAVLDGVAGAIEELSGLDLSRPLGRLTVKGAQPAVLLCGEEAAPVCIEMARRAGLVTSAELLGVAQHALDATVEYVEKRVQFGRTIGSFQAVKHRLVDLLAAVELTRSAVYGAAWRLSGEPRLNTDIDLAVAALLSRQTALAVTKAAVQLHGGIAITWEYWAHRYLRRANSVVALTGSPSVYRQLLADLIDRRDADSV; encoded by the coding sequence ATGGACACTGTCGAACTGACCCGTGACGCCGAATCGCCGGCGTTCTCGTTCACCGAGGAACATGCTGCGCTGCGCGGCGTGCTCGGCGACCTCTTCGCCGACGCCGGCGAGACCGGTTGGCGCAGACTGCTGTCCGATGTCGGGGCCGACGAGATCGTCTTCGACACCGCGGACGCCACAGAGTCGACGGCGACGGCCGTCGACTTGGCGATTCTCGCCGAACAGGCCGGCGCAGCGCTCTTCGGCGGCCCGCTGTCGCCCAGCGTGGCCGCCGGCGTGCTGGCCGCGAGCGTCGGGGACCCGGCGCTGGTGGCCCCGCTGCGCGACGGGACGCGAACGATCGCCGCTGCCACGGACGCCCGGCTGACCACGAACCCGTCCGGTGGAATCGACGCGAGCGTGGCGCCGGTGTGGAATGCGCCCGGAGCCGACGCGGTGGTGGTCTCCGGAACTTTCGAGGGCGCGCCCGCGGTGGCTGTGCTGGACGGTGTCGCCGGGGCGATCGAAGAGCTGTCCGGCCTCGATCTGTCCCGGCCGTTGGGGAGACTGACGGTCAAGGGAGCCCAGCCGGCTGTTCTGCTCTGCGGCGAAGAGGCCGCCCCGGTGTGTATCGAGATGGCGCGGCGGGCCGGCCTGGTGACCTCTGCCGAATTGCTCGGAGTGGCTCAACACGCATTGGATGCGACCGTCGAATACGTCGAGAAGCGAGTGCAATTCGGCCGCACCATCGGTTCCTTCCAGGCGGTCAAGCATCGGTTGGTGGATCTCTTGGCGGCAGTGGAACTCACCCGCTCGGCCGTCTACGGTGCGGCCTGGCGGCTCAGCGGTGAGCCGCGGCTGAACACGGACATCGACCTGGCTGTGGCGGCGCTGCTGTCCCGGCAGACGGCACTCGCGGTCACCAAGGCCGCCGTCCAGCTGCACGGTGGCATCGCCATCACCTGGGAATACTGGGCACACCGCTACCTGCGGCGAGCCAATTCGGTTGTCGCGCTGACCGGTTCGCCCAGTGTGTACCGGCAGCTGCTGGCCGACCTGATCGATCGACGGGATGCTGACAGTGTCTGA
- a CDS encoding acyl-CoA dehydrogenase family protein produces MSEQLHDGELRDEVERWVVDNFSGAGETWYAALGDRGYTVPHWPREHGGLGYTEPQAAVVRSVLADHGAGLPDHYFVPLMLIGPAIMDWGTPEQQRKYLPGIVAGADMWCQLFSEPGAGSDLASLATRAVPEGNSWRINGQKVWSSFATESRYGMLLARTDPDQPKNAGITCFLVDMASPGVTVRPLRQLTGDEHFCEVFLEDLELGAETVLGKVNDGWRVAMTTLNAERSGLSETSSASGIPLAPVLELARRTGRWNDPVVRDRLVDLFAKEHALALTNLRSVAESRTPGGSPTGSITKLVLSELSQEISELGFELGGAEAAYWDGAMPAETHDLLDSRRFTIAGGTSEVQRNIVGERVLGLEREIDPGRGKPWRELRRG; encoded by the coding sequence GTGTCTGAGCAACTGCACGACGGTGAGCTGCGCGACGAGGTCGAACGCTGGGTGGTCGACAACTTTTCCGGCGCAGGCGAAACCTGGTACGCCGCACTCGGGGACCGCGGCTACACCGTGCCGCACTGGCCGCGAGAACACGGCGGTCTCGGCTACACCGAGCCGCAGGCCGCGGTGGTGCGGTCGGTGCTGGCCGACCACGGTGCCGGGCTGCCGGACCACTACTTCGTGCCGTTGATGCTGATCGGCCCGGCCATCATGGACTGGGGCACCCCGGAACAGCAGCGGAAGTACCTGCCCGGCATCGTGGCCGGTGCGGACATGTGGTGTCAGCTGTTCAGCGAACCCGGGGCGGGATCGGACCTGGCGAGCCTGGCCACGCGTGCGGTGCCCGAGGGCAATTCGTGGCGGATCAACGGACAGAAGGTGTGGAGTTCGTTCGCCACCGAATCCCGCTACGGGATGCTGCTGGCCCGCACTGACCCGGATCAGCCGAAGAACGCCGGTATCACTTGCTTCCTGGTCGATATGGCCTCGCCCGGCGTGACTGTGCGGCCGCTGCGCCAGCTCACCGGCGACGAGCACTTCTGCGAGGTGTTCCTCGAGGACCTGGAGTTGGGCGCCGAGACGGTGCTCGGCAAGGTCAACGACGGCTGGCGCGTCGCCATGACGACCCTGAACGCCGAACGATCCGGCCTTTCAGAAACCTCCAGCGCCAGTGGCATCCCGTTGGCGCCGGTGCTCGAGTTGGCGCGGCGCACCGGACGTTGGAACGATCCCGTGGTTCGAGATCGGCTGGTCGATCTGTTCGCGAAAGAACATGCGCTGGCGCTGACCAATCTGCGTTCGGTCGCTGAGTCCCGCACTCCCGGAGGCTCTCCGACAGGGTCGATCACCAAACTCGTGCTGTCTGAGTTATCCCAGGAGATCAGCGAACTCGGTTTCGAGCTGGGCGGAGCCGAAGCGGCCTACTGGGATGGCGCGATGCCCGCGGAGACGCACGATCTCCTCGACAGCCGCCGGTTCACCATCGCCGGCGGGACGTCCGAGGTGCAGCGCAACATCGTCGGCGAACGCGTGCTGGGCCTGGAACGCGAGATCGATCCGGGGCGGGGCAAGCCTTGGCGCGAACTGCGGCGCGGCTGA
- a CDS encoding 2Fe-2S iron-sulfur cluster-binding protein: MPTVTVRPSGITFEAAQGQTVMAAAVAAGLRWPTVCGGNGDCLVCHVGVLEGAQHLAKPTVTETEAVRHLTGDRGGRGEHVRLACQAGVLGDVVVEKRGVRKRRIATEQSVEQEESGG, encoded by the coding sequence GTGCCGACCGTCACCGTCCGGCCGTCGGGGATCACCTTCGAGGCGGCCCAGGGGCAGACGGTGATGGCTGCCGCGGTGGCGGCGGGGCTTCGCTGGCCGACGGTGTGCGGCGGAAATGGCGATTGCCTGGTCTGCCACGTCGGCGTGCTCGAGGGAGCGCAGCACCTGGCGAAGCCGACGGTGACCGAGACGGAGGCGGTTCGCCACCTCACCGGGGATCGGGGTGGACGCGGCGAGCACGTGCGGTTGGCCTGCCAGGCCGGGGTGCTGGGAGACGTGGTTGTCGAGAAACGTGGAGTGCGCAAACGGCGCATCGCAACCGAACAGTCAGTAGAACAGGAGGAGTCGGGTGGCTGA
- a CDS encoding Zn-ribbon domain-containing OB-fold protein, whose product MAEIIDPEIMEIHDGRLRLVGGRCGTCGEIEFPRRESCRDCGGVDIAAMTLADHGVLWTWTVQRFPPPSPPYFGAADDFEPFGVGYVELPGEVIVEARLTESDPNRLRIGLPMVLTSIDVSTETGQTAQTFAFAPVAQEGERS is encoded by the coding sequence GTGGCTGAGATCATCGATCCCGAGATCATGGAGATCCACGATGGCCGGCTCAGGCTGGTCGGCGGCCGCTGCGGTACCTGCGGAGAGATCGAGTTTCCGCGCAGGGAGTCATGCCGCGACTGCGGTGGCGTCGACATCGCTGCGATGACGCTGGCCGATCACGGGGTGCTCTGGACCTGGACTGTGCAGCGGTTCCCACCGCCGAGCCCGCCGTACTTCGGCGCCGCAGACGATTTCGAGCCGTTCGGGGTGGGGTATGTGGAACTTCCCGGAGAGGTCATCGTGGAGGCGCGGCTGACCGAATCGGATCCGAACCGGTTGCGGATCGGCCTCCCGATGGTGCTCACCAGCATCGACGTCAGCACCGAAACCGGGCAAACAGCCCAGACTTTCGCGTTTGCACCGGTTGCACAGGAAGGGGAGCGGTCATGA
- a CDS encoding thiolase family protein, with amino-acid sequence MNSVAIIGVGCRPFGRYQNASVRREAVTAVRQALADASVTWPQIEYAVGGSMSAGSADTLVSDLGLTGVPFVNVFNGCATGSSSLISAEHTIEAGAADLALVVGFDSHPRGAFAIDPAAMGLGEWYGPSGLALTSQFFALKIQRYLHEFGLPERLLAKVAAKASRNGSLNPNAWRRKPLSEADVEASMMLSDPLRQYMLCSPGDGATAIVLCNADKARKFSPHPVYVASSAVRTRRPGSFEVLSPSLSVRRGDSPTVDAATAAFDMAGIGPADVDLAQLQDTDAGAEIIHLAETGLCADGEQTELIDSGATELTGRLPINTDGGCLANGEPIGASGLRQIHENVLQLRGTAGDRQVGGQPKVALSHVYGAPGLSGCTILTR; translated from the coding sequence ATGAACTCCGTGGCGATCATCGGCGTCGGGTGCCGTCCGTTCGGGCGTTATCAGAACGCCTCGGTGCGCAGAGAGGCCGTGACGGCCGTGCGGCAGGCGCTGGCAGACGCATCGGTGACCTGGCCGCAGATCGAGTACGCCGTGGGCGGCAGCATGTCGGCCGGGTCGGCCGACACCCTGGTGTCCGATCTGGGGTTGACGGGTGTGCCATTCGTCAACGTGTTCAACGGCTGTGCCACGGGCAGCAGTTCGCTGATCTCGGCAGAGCACACCATCGAGGCCGGCGCGGCGGATCTCGCGCTGGTGGTCGGCTTTGACTCGCACCCTCGGGGAGCCTTCGCGATCGATCCCGCCGCCATGGGGCTCGGCGAGTGGTACGGCCCGTCGGGCCTGGCACTGACCTCTCAGTTCTTCGCCCTGAAGATCCAGCGTTATCTGCACGAGTTCGGTCTGCCGGAACGGCTGCTGGCCAAGGTGGCGGCCAAGGCATCCCGCAATGGTTCGCTCAACCCCAATGCCTGGCGGCGCAAGCCGCTGTCGGAGGCCGACGTGGAAGCGTCGATGATGCTGTCAGATCCATTGCGTCAGTACATGCTGTGCTCGCCGGGTGACGGCGCGACCGCGATCGTGTTGTGCAATGCGGACAAGGCCAGGAAGTTCAGCCCGCACCCGGTGTACGTCGCGTCGTCGGCAGTGCGGACGCGCCGTCCCGGCTCGTTCGAGGTGCTCAGTCCGTCGCTGTCGGTTCGCCGCGGGGACAGCCCGACCGTGGACGCCGCCACGGCGGCATTCGACATGGCCGGCATCGGGCCGGCCGACGTGGACCTGGCCCAGCTGCAGGACACCGATGCGGGCGCCGAGATCATCCACCTGGCCGAGACCGGGCTGTGCGCCGACGGTGAGCAGACCGAGCTGATCGACTCCGGCGCAACCGAACTCACCGGTCGGTTGCCGATCAACACGGACGGTGGATGTCTGGCCAATGGGGAACCGATCGGCGCATCGGGCCTTCGGCAGATTCATGAGAACGTGCTGCAACTGCGTGGCACCGCCGGCGACCGTCAGGTGGGCGGACAGCCCAAGGTGGCCCTGTCCCACGTCTACGGTGCGCCAGGGCTCAGTGGCTGCACGATTCTCACCAGATAG